In Brevibacillus brevis NBRC 100599, a single genomic region encodes these proteins:
- a CDS encoding DUF1934 domain-containing protein, giving the protein MQDIQVKLTARHHVEGNWEETTHSYEGKRVQKASAWYLTYKEQMEGVGEVSTTLKLTDTSITLVRQGGVSTRQQFEKGASTHSTYQSPYGPFAMETLTNKLRIRYEAEVPVQVEIAYQLWMNEQYAGEHELKIELGK; this is encoded by the coding sequence ATGCAAGACATACAAGTGAAATTGACGGCACGGCATCATGTCGAAGGCAACTGGGAAGAAACGACCCACAGCTATGAAGGCAAGCGCGTACAAAAAGCATCCGCGTGGTACTTGACCTACAAAGAGCAGATGGAAGGCGTAGGCGAAGTAAGCACGACACTGAAGCTGACAGATACGTCTATTACGCTGGTCCGTCAGGGTGGTGTTTCAACCAGGCAGCAATTCGAAAAAGGAGCCAGCACCCATTCTACCTATCAAAGTCCCTATGGACCGTTTGCAATGGAGACGCTTACGAACAAGCTGCGAATTCGCTACGAGGCAGAGGTTCCTGTACAGGTAGAAATCGCATACCAGCTATGGATGAATGAGCAGTACGCTGGTGAGCATGAGCTGAAAATAGAGCTAGGAAAATAA
- a CDS encoding transglycosylase domain-containing protein, with protein sequence MEVIREAPLLRYLRWAKKFVKFTILSLLCFSFAILLLILYLRSQPLPETFVKQTTTIYASNGEVLDTMHRGENRISVPLAEISPALLDATIAIEDRSFREHFGFDWKRLAMAAYVDVVNMDMRQGASTITQQLARNLYLSLDKTWERKIKEALLAIQLELNYSKDEILEMYVNQIYYGHSAYGVQAAAQTYFGKDAKDLTVAESAMLAGIPKGPTYYSPFVDLERAKARQKLILDAMERDNLLTSKEAEQAYAEPIKLKQRANDKVTEPAPYFRDYIATLVKNKYGIDEEKFIHGGLKIHTTLDPVVQKKAEDIVASVLPKNNPNLQVALVAMDPATGYIKAMVGGRDYKASQFNRVLGKRQPGSSFKPIMYLSALQNGYTPLTLMKSEPTVFTYDNNKQYIPGNFGGKYPNALINMREAIKTSDNIYAVKTIDFLGPQKVVDQAKQLGITSSMQAVPSLALGTSPVSPLELNAAYAAIVNKGQAVKPIAITSIEDSEGNLLVEEKPEKTQVADPVASALLVNMMQSVFEQGGTGYRVAGEMNRPVAGKTGSTDYDAWLSGFTPQLVSTVWVGYDKNQKVDDVKEGYLSKKIWSQFMESALKGQPPALFDMPAGVVSVYIDPASGKLATEHCPNPQLFYFASGTEPQDYCMNHIPKNETPTPLKPPDSSTFWQRMGSWWKPDH encoded by the coding sequence ATGGAAGTCATTCGCGAAGCCCCATTGCTGCGCTATTTGCGTTGGGCTAAGAAATTCGTAAAATTTACCATTCTCAGCCTATTATGTTTCTCTTTTGCCATCTTGCTGCTCATTTTGTACTTACGCTCACAACCACTCCCGGAAACATTTGTAAAGCAAACCACGACAATTTACGCTTCCAATGGAGAGGTTTTGGATACGATGCACCGTGGCGAGAACCGGATTTCTGTGCCGCTTGCAGAGATTTCACCAGCATTGCTTGATGCGACCATTGCTATCGAGGATCGTTCGTTCCGCGAGCATTTCGGTTTTGATTGGAAACGATTAGCCATGGCTGCTTATGTCGATGTCGTTAACATGGACATGCGTCAAGGTGCCAGTACCATCACCCAACAATTGGCGAGAAATCTGTACCTCAGCTTGGACAAGACATGGGAGCGAAAAATCAAGGAAGCCCTGCTTGCGATTCAGCTTGAACTGAATTACAGCAAGGATGAAATATTAGAAATGTACGTGAATCAGATTTATTACGGTCATTCAGCCTATGGCGTACAAGCTGCTGCCCAAACCTATTTCGGCAAGGACGCCAAAGATTTGACGGTTGCAGAGAGCGCCATGCTCGCAGGCATCCCTAAGGGTCCTACTTATTATTCACCATTTGTCGATTTAGAACGCGCCAAAGCCAGACAAAAGCTCATTTTGGATGCGATGGAGCGCGACAATCTACTGACATCGAAGGAAGCAGAGCAAGCCTACGCGGAACCAATCAAGCTGAAACAGCGAGCAAACGATAAGGTAACCGAGCCAGCTCCTTATTTCCGTGATTACATCGCTACTTTGGTAAAAAACAAATATGGCATTGACGAAGAAAAATTTATTCATGGCGGTCTCAAAATCCACACGACCCTTGATCCAGTTGTACAAAAAAAGGCCGAGGATATTGTTGCCTCCGTCTTACCGAAGAATAATCCGAATTTGCAGGTTGCCCTCGTCGCCATGGACCCTGCTACCGGCTATATCAAAGCGATGGTAGGTGGACGTGACTACAAGGCGAGTCAGTTCAATCGCGTGCTTGGCAAGCGCCAGCCCGGTTCCTCCTTCAAGCCGATCATGTATTTGTCAGCCTTGCAAAACGGCTATACACCGCTCACGTTGATGAAAAGCGAACCGACCGTTTTTACCTACGATAACAATAAGCAGTACATTCCCGGCAATTTTGGTGGAAAATATCCAAACGCACTGATCAACATGCGTGAAGCAATCAAAACCTCCGACAATATTTATGCCGTCAAGACCATTGATTTTCTCGGGCCGCAAAAAGTGGTTGATCAGGCAAAGCAATTAGGTATTACCAGCTCAATGCAAGCAGTTCCCTCTCTCGCACTAGGAACTTCACCTGTCTCTCCCTTAGAGCTAAACGCAGCTTATGCAGCAATCGTCAACAAGGGACAAGCAGTGAAGCCCATTGCGATCACTTCCATCGAGGACAGCGAGGGCAACCTTTTGGTTGAAGAAAAACCAGAGAAAACGCAGGTAGCCGATCCTGTCGCATCTGCTCTCTTAGTCAATATGATGCAAAGTGTATTTGAACAAGGCGGTACGGGATATCGCGTAGCTGGTGAAATGAACCGACCAGTAGCAGGGAAAACAGGATCTACGGATTATGACGCTTGGCTGAGCGGATTCACTCCGCAGCTGGTTTCGACCGTATGGGTAGGTTACGACAAAAATCAAAAAGTCGATGACGTAAAGGAAGGCTATCTGTCCAAAAAAATCTGGTCCCAGTTCATGGAAAGTGCGCTCAAAGGTCAGCCCCCTGCCCTCTTTGACATGCCTGCTGGTGTTGTTTCTGTCTATATCGATCCCGCTTCTGGAAAACTGGCGACCGAGCATTGTCCGAATCCACAGCTATTTTATTTCGCCAGCGGAACAGAGCCTCAAGATTATTGCATGAATCACATCCCCAAAAATGAGACACCAACACCTTTAAAGCCGCCGGATTCTTCGACCTTTTGGCAGCGCATGGGCAGTTGGTGGAAACCAGATCACTAA
- the speE gene encoding polyamine aminopropyltransferase codes for MELWYTEKQTENHGITTKITETLYSEKSEFQQIDVIHTKQFGRMLVLDGMVMTTDVDEFVYHEMISHIALNTHPNPKKVLVVGGGDGGAIREIVKHASVEKAVLAEIDGGVIESCKKYFPEIASALTGNPRVDVQVIDGIKHIHDHKGEYDVIMVDSTEPVGPAVGLFEKGFYQGIHDALKPDGIMVAQTESPWFNRELIKRVFKDLKSIFPVTRLYTCSIPTYPSGLWSFTIASKQHDPLEVDPAKIKDLGTKYYNAEVHHAAFKLPNFVAELTRD; via the coding sequence ATGGAATTGTGGTACACCGAAAAACAGACGGAAAATCACGGGATAACAACGAAAATTACAGAGACCCTATACAGTGAGAAATCCGAGTTTCAACAAATCGACGTAATTCATACGAAGCAGTTTGGTCGCATGTTAGTGCTCGACGGCATGGTTATGACTACCGATGTCGATGAGTTTGTCTACCATGAAATGATTTCTCATATCGCGCTGAATACGCATCCAAACCCGAAGAAGGTTCTGGTTGTAGGCGGCGGCGATGGCGGTGCTATTCGTGAAATCGTAAAGCACGCGTCTGTAGAAAAAGCAGTTCTGGCTGAAATCGACGGTGGCGTCATTGAGTCTTGCAAAAAATATTTCCCTGAGATTGCGAGTGCATTGACAGGTAATCCGCGTGTAGATGTACAAGTCATCGATGGTATTAAACATATTCATGACCACAAAGGTGAGTACGATGTGATCATGGTCGACTCTACAGAGCCAGTAGGACCTGCTGTAGGTTTGTTCGAAAAAGGTTTCTACCAAGGCATCCACGATGCTTTGAAACCAGACGGTATCATGGTTGCTCAAACGGAATCTCCTTGGTTCAACCGTGAACTGATCAAGCGTGTGTTCAAAGACCTGAAATCGATCTTCCCGGTTACTCGTCTCTACACTTGCAGCATCCCTACTTATCCATCCGGACTGTGGAGCTTCACTATCGCTTCCAAGCAACATGATCCGTTGGAAGTAGACCCAGCGAAAATCAAAGATCTGGGCACCAAATACTACAATGCGGAAGTTCACCACGCTGCTTTCAAACTGCCTAACTTTGTGGCTGAGCTGACCCGCGACTAA
- the speB gene encoding agmatinase, translated as MRFDEAYSGNVFIRSHGNYEESQAVIYGMPMDWTVSFRPGSRFGPARIREVSIGLEEYSPYLDRLLEDIKYFDAGDIPLPFGNVEGSLDAIRTFVAKVLADGKFPLGLGGEHLVSWPVFQAVYEKYKDMVVFHFDAHTDLRDNYEGYEYSHSTPIKKVCNLIGGKNVYSFGIRSGMKDEFEWAKENMHLYKYDVLEPVKQVLPTIGNRPIYLTIDIDVLDPAHAPGTGTTEAGGITSRELLDTIHFMANNGANVVGCDLVEVAPVYDHSEMTQIAASKFVRELLLSFVK; from the coding sequence ATGCGTTTTGACGAAGCATACTCTGGAAATGTCTTTATCCGTAGTCACGGGAATTACGAAGAAAGCCAAGCGGTTATTTACGGTATGCCGATGGACTGGACAGTGAGCTTCCGCCCGGGATCTCGTTTTGGTCCTGCCCGTATTCGTGAGGTTTCTATCGGACTGGAAGAGTACAGCCCGTACTTGGACAGGCTGTTGGAAGACATCAAATACTTTGATGCTGGCGATATTCCACTTCCTTTTGGAAACGTGGAAGGTAGTCTGGACGCGATCCGTACATTCGTGGCAAAAGTATTGGCAGATGGCAAATTCCCATTGGGTCTTGGCGGAGAGCACTTGGTTTCCTGGCCAGTATTCCAAGCGGTTTATGAAAAGTACAAAGACATGGTCGTATTCCACTTTGACGCGCATACAGACCTGCGTGACAACTACGAGGGATACGAATACTCCCACTCCACCCCGATCAAAAAGGTATGCAATCTGATCGGCGGTAAAAATGTATACTCTTTCGGAATTCGCAGCGGGATGAAGGACGAGTTTGAGTGGGCAAAAGAAAACATGCACCTGTACAAATACGATGTACTGGAGCCAGTGAAGCAAGTGCTGCCTACCATCGGCAACCGTCCGATCTACCTGACGATTGACATCGATGTATTGGACCCTGCGCACGCTCCAGGAACAGGTACAACAGAAGCAGGCGGCATTACATCTCGTGAGCTGCTCGATACGATTCACTTCATGGCAAACAACGGTGCGAATGTCGTCGGTTGTGACCTGGTGGAGGTTGCTCCTGTGTATGACCACAGTGAAATGACGCAAATCGCGGCGTCCAAATTCGTTCGCGAGCTGCTCTTGAGCTTTGTAAAATAA
- a CDS encoding MFS transporter — MREVFAYAPFRKLFFSNLFSGFGQGMTMIGIAWFLVETTGSAQLLGSTMFTSAVLMFFIGPYIGTLIDRYSRKKMLLIENLIGFGVLGLLAIWGFFGEYTEWMLIVIYLTTTFMYQIHYPTQSALVQETFEPKHYNSINSLLEIEGQTASVLAGAFAGILLSSYGLHVVIIFNAITYLFAFTLLSTMTYTFTLEKEAKQNQGVAWTAQLMESWRYIRQKKGFLLFGISALMPFIAVMATNLLKPVYISQTLQAGVSVYSLGEVTYALGAVAAGLLVAIVVRKMGQLAAMIGNTLLFAIAIVVMIALPYGWALIAAYTFYGWSNASVRLIRQSLYMTVVPKHQMGRVMSFFNSIGMMMRLVLIGLFTAMIDYTGAGVGYLVLAGLLLLAAIGVAATMKYLLADAKSEAAVATEER; from the coding sequence ATGAGAGAGGTATTTGCCTACGCACCATTTCGAAAGCTGTTCTTTTCCAATTTGTTCTCCGGTTTTGGGCAAGGCATGACGATGATCGGGATTGCCTGGTTCCTCGTGGAAACGACAGGCTCTGCTCAACTTTTGGGCTCCACGATGTTTACTTCTGCGGTACTGATGTTTTTTATTGGGCCGTATATCGGGACGCTCATCGATCGTTACTCCCGCAAAAAAATGCTTCTAATCGAAAACTTGATCGGATTTGGCGTACTTGGCCTGCTCGCGATCTGGGGCTTTTTCGGAGAGTACACCGAGTGGATGCTGATTGTTATCTATTTGACGACGACTTTTATGTACCAGATTCATTACCCGACCCAGTCCGCGTTGGTTCAGGAGACGTTTGAGCCCAAGCACTACAATAGCATCAACAGTCTGCTCGAGATCGAAGGACAGACGGCATCCGTTCTTGCTGGCGCGTTTGCGGGGATTTTGCTGAGCTCCTACGGGCTGCATGTGGTGATTATTTTCAATGCGATTACGTACTTGTTCGCCTTTACCCTGCTGTCTACCATGACGTATACCTTCACACTGGAAAAAGAAGCGAAGCAAAACCAGGGTGTCGCGTGGACGGCGCAGCTGATGGAAAGCTGGCGGTACATTCGGCAAAAGAAAGGATTTCTTCTGTTTGGTATATCCGCACTTATGCCCTTCATTGCTGTTATGGCGACGAACTTATTGAAGCCGGTTTACATAAGCCAAACGTTGCAGGCGGGTGTCTCGGTTTATTCGCTAGGAGAGGTCACGTATGCACTAGGTGCTGTGGCGGCAGGTTTACTCGTTGCGATCGTCGTACGCAAGATGGGGCAGCTGGCAGCCATGATCGGCAATACGTTGCTATTCGCGATTGCCATTGTCGTCATGATTGCTTTGCCGTATGGCTGGGCGCTGATTGCGGCGTACACGTTTTACGGGTGGAGTAACGCTTCTGTGCGATTGATTCGGCAATCGCTCTATATGACAGTTGTGCCGAAGCATCAGATGGGGCGGGTGATGAGCTTTTTCAACTCCATCGGCATGATGATGCGTCTGGTCCTGATCGGTTTGTTTACGGCGATGATCGATTACACGGGGGCAGGAGTCGGATACTTGGTGTTGGCGGGTCTGCTGTTGCTTGCGGCGATTGGGGTTGCTGCTACCATGAAATACCTGCTGGCGGATGCCAAATCGGAGGCGGCGGTTGCCACAGAAGAGCGGTGA